From the genome of Ziziphus jujuba cultivar Dongzao chromosome 6, ASM3175591v1, one region includes:
- the LOC107403801 gene encoding subtilisin-like protease SBT3.5, whose translation MDRSPAIWKFAKKMNHSLVLLSLLILLINISVIFVEATRNVHIVYLGMNKYADPARTKKSHHKMLSTLLGSKEAAQRSILYSYRHGFSGFAARLTQYEAESIADFPEVIQVFPNRIHKLHTTRSWDFIGIHHSSPKNALPDNMGKGTIIGVIDSGVWPESESFNDEGMDPIPSQWKGICQEGEQFNSTNCNKKLIGARWFIKGLQEQIERPINTTGSEDYLSARDGIGHGTHTASTAAGYFVRGANYGGLAEGLARGGAPLAHLAIYKVCWGIDSGGCTDADLLKAFDKAIHDGVDILSVSVGNEIPLYSYVDHRDSIAMGSFHAVAKGITVVCSGGNDGPISGTIENTAPWLITVAATTIDRAFPTSITLGNNQTFWGQSIDIGKHKPEFSALTYSERIALDSTDDFAKDCESGSLNATLAAGRIVLCFSKTDLQNIESASTSVKEAGGIGVIYAQFHEDGLGSCDIPCVKVDYEVGTHILSYIRKSRSPIAKLSSPNTAIGKWISPRVASFSSRGPSSITPAVLKPDIAAPGVDILAAYPSVGIQHSHSYALLSGTSMACPHVAGVAALIKSVHHNWSPAAIRSALVTTASQTGTDGASITAQGLTSKEADPFDIGGGHINPNKALDPGLIFNITREDYIHYLCTLGYSSASITGLANTKISCTSDQKRASGLGLNLPSITIPDLKMAAALTVTRTMTNVGHINSVYKAVIRAPPGVKIKVEPQILRFNLSTQNLSFRATFFSTQKVQGDYKFGSLTWTDGYHLVRCPIAIRVIRYQSYAHV comes from the exons ATGGATAGAAGTCCAGCAATCTGGAAATTTGCGAAGAAGATGAACCACTCACTTGtgcttctctctctccttaTACTTCTGATCAATATCTCTGTAATATTTGTTGAGGCCACACGTAAC GTGCACATTGTGTATTTGGGAATGAACAAGTATGCTGATCCAGCACGTACCAAAAAGTCTCACCACAAAATGCTATCCACTTTGCTAGGAAG CAAAGAAGCTGCACAGAGGTCTATTCTTTACAGTTACAGACATGGTTTTTCTGGATTCGCTGCAAGATTAACACAATATGAGGCAGAATCTATTGCAG aTTTTCCTGAAGTGATCCAAGTGTTTCCAAACCGCATTCACAAGCTCCATACAACCAGAAGCTGGGACTTCATTGGAATCCATCATAGTTCTCCCAAAAATGCTTTGCCAGATAATATGGGTAAAGGAACTATCATTGGTGTAATAGATTCGG GTGTTTGGCCAGAGTCAGAAAGTTTCAATGATGAAGGCATGGATCCAATCCCCTCACAATGGAAAGGAATTTGCCAAGAAGGAGAGCAGTTTAACTCCACAAATTGCAACAAGAAACTCATCGGCGCTAGGTGGTTCATAAAAGGACTCCAGGAGCAAATCGAAAGGCCGATTAACACAACAGGAAGTGAAGACTATTTATCAGCAAGGGATGGAATTGGACATGGCACACATACAGCTTCAACAGCAGCTGGTTATTTTGTGAGAGGAGCCAACTATGGAGGACTAGCTGAAGGATTGGCCAGAGGAGGAGCACCTCTTGCTCACTTAGCAATTTACAAGGTTTGCTGGGGTATAGACAGTGGAGGTTGCACAGATGCTGATCTTCTAAAAGCATTTGACAAAGCCATACATGATGGAGTAGATATTTTATCTGTTTCCGTGGGGAATGAGATTCCTTTGTACTCGTATGTGGATCATCGAGATTCAATAGCAATGGGGTCGTTCCATGCAGTTGCAAAGGGAATTACAGTTGTGTGTTCTGGTGGGAATGATGGACCCATCTCAGGAACCATAGAGAACACTGCGCCGTGGCTCATTACTGTTGCTGCCACCACTATTGACAGGGCTTTTCCCACCTCCATCACACTTGGAAATAACCAAACTTTCTGG GGGCAATCTATTGATATTGGAAAACACAAGCCCGAATTTTCTGCTCTGACTTACTCCGAACGCATAGCTCTAGATTCCACTGACGATTTTGC CAAGGATTGCGAATCTGGAAGTTTGAATGCAACATTAGCAGCAGGGAGAATAGTGCTGTGCTTCTCAAAAACAGACCTACAGAATATAGAATCTGCATCAACCTCTGTGAAAGAAGCAGGAGGGATTGGAGTGATATATGCTCAGTTCCATGAGGATGGGTTGGGGTCATGTGATATTCCATGCGTTAAAGTTGATTATGAAGTAGGAACACACATACTTTCCTACATCAGAAAATCAAG ATCTCCGATAGCAAAGCTGAGTTCCCCAAACACTGCCATTGGGAAATGGATCTCTCCTCGAGTGGCATCTTTCTCATCCAGAGGACCTAGTTCCATCACTCCCGCCGTTCTAAAG CCCGACATAGCAGCCCCAGGTGTGGACATCTTGGCTGCATATCCATCGGTTGGCATACAACATAGCCATAGTTATGCACTGCTATCGGGAACGTCAATGGCATGCCCTCATGTAGCAGGGGTTGCAGCTCTAATCAAATCTGTTCATCACAACTGGTCTCCTGCAGCCATAAGATCGGCTCTTGTTACCACTG CTTCCCAAACCGGAACAGATGGAGCATCCATAACCGCACAGGGCCTAACTAGCAAAGAAGCTGACCCGTTCGACATAGGCGGTGGGCATATTAATCCCAACAAAGCGTTGGATCCAGGCCTCATTTTCAATATTACTAGAGAGGATTATATTCACTATCTCTGCACTTTGGGCTACAGCAGCGCATCCATTACTGGTTTAGCCAATACCAAAATCAGCTGCACTAGTGATCAGAAAAGAGCTTCTGGACTAGGTCTCAACCTCCCTTCCATTACAATTCCAGACCTCAAAATGGCAGCAGCACTAACAGTGACAAGAACAATGACAAATGTGGGGCATATTAATTCGGTCTATAAGGCCGTCATCCGGGCTCCCCCTGGCGTAAAAATCAAAGTTGAGCCTCAAATTCTAAGATTCAATCTAAGCACCCAAAATCTATCCTTCAGAGCTACCTTCTTTTCAACTCAGAAAGTGCAAGGAGATTACAAGTTTGGGAGCCTAACTTGGACAGATGGTTACCATCTTGTCAGATGTCCTATAGCCATACGTGTTATCAGATATCAATCGTATGCACATGTATAA